The Gadus chalcogrammus isolate NIFS_2021 chromosome 16, NIFS_Gcha_1.0, whole genome shotgun sequence DNA window GAAGACAAACATCTCAACTCAGAACATCCGCCATGTTCTTCTGCGACGTATTCCTGTACAGCGAACCCCTTAATAAAACNNNNNNNNNNNNNNNNNNNNNNNNNNNNNNNNNNNNNNNNNNNNNNNNNNNNNNNNNNNNNNNNNNNNNNNNNNNNNNNNNNNNNNNNNNNNNNNNNNNNgagagggagagcgggagggagagaaggagggagagcgagagggagaggagagaacagggggaggagaagtGTTGAGACATTGATGAACTTTGAAATCGCATATTGGATTTAATCTTATCCCAACTAATAAATATTTGCAAAATATTCCATTATTCAAATCCTCAAAAttcttaaaatatatatgtCTCCCTCTGGGTCCCTGCAGTCCCCTCCGTTCCCTCCGGTCCCCTTCGGTCCCTCCGGGTCCCTCCAGTCCCCTCCGGTTCCCTCTGGGTCCCTCCAGTCTCCTCCGGTTCCTTCTGGTTCCTTCCTGTTCTCTCCGGTTCCCTCTGGGTCCCTCCAGTTCCCTCCAGTCCCCTCCAGTCTCCTCCGGTCCCCTCCAGTCTCCTCCAGTCCCCTCCAGTCTCCTCCGGTTCCTTCTGGTTCCTTCCTGTTCCCTCCGGTTCCCTCCGGTTCCCTCCGGTCCCCTCCGGTCCCCTCCGGTTCCTTCTGGTTCCTTCCTGTTCCCTCCGGTCCCCTCCGGACCCCTCCAGTTCCCTCTGGGTCCCTCCAGTCTCCTCCGGTCCCCTCCAGTCTCCTCCAGTCCCCTCCGGTCCCCTACATCTCCCTGTGGGTACCTGGGTGTCCTCCATCCAGTCGATCATGTACACCATGTCCTGGAAGGTCTTCTGCAGGGCCAGGTTCTGCTCCAGCCGGGCCTTGCggcccaccaccagctccttcagGAGGCCCCACTGGCCCAAGATGTTCTCCTTGCGCGCCAGGATGCGGCGGATGTCGTAGTAGCCCTCGGCCTCCATCTCCCcggccagctccaccaccacgccGATGCGGTCCTCGTACGAGGCGATGTCCGCCTCGATGGCCTCGTGCTTCTTCATGGCCGCCTCCACCGCCGGCAGGTCGTAGCCAAAGTTGTCCtggggaaggagaaggggggaggagaggggaggagagcagaggaagaggagggagaggtgggaggggtgggaagagggaggagggggaggagagggaggaaaggggaggaggaggagtggagggtgagaaggaggggaggagagggggaggaaggggtgggagagatgggagggtgggaggaggggggagacaaagAGGGGTGGGatgtgaggagaggaggtgggaggggaggagaggaaggggtgggagggatgggaggaggggaggtgatgaggaggtgggagagatgggaggaggcaTTAGTTGAGACAGTGTTACTCCATTTGTTTGCGGACCCGAGCTGGTGGTCCTGGGTTCGTGTCCCTCACCTGTGAGACCAGCCTCTGGTTCTCGTTGAGCCACGCCTGCCTCATGGTGGTCTTGTGGTCGAACCTCTGCGCTAACAGCTCCAGCTTCTCCTGGCGAATCAGCTCCTTGCGCAGGGCCACGCCCCTCTCATGCTCCGCCTTCTCCAGCCTCTCCCACGCCTGAAGGTGTGGTGAATGAGACAATGCAGAACATGGATGTAATTCTACCGTCAGCCAGTTGGGGGCGTACAGGTGAAATGGGTAAAGGTTTCAATCATGtttagataaaaaaaagaaaatgcttatcCAATTTTATTCTAATTTtgtaaaaaaattgttttttttttttaaaaaaaaaaacatcatattAGAATATGATCATTTCCTCGCGCACCTTATTTATGTCGGAAATTAGTTTTCCATCGTGAGGAACGTATGGCTTCTGATTGTTGGCCCTCAGTTTGCTCTGAATGGTGAAGAGCAGGACCTCTAGGTTCCCCTTCTCCTGAAacctggaggaagagagagagggaacgtgAACGTGGATAATGAAAGGCTCAAGCTGTGCCCCAGCTTGTGTTTGGTCCCATTAATGTCCtgtttacatgtgtgcatgtgtgtgcgtctttgtgtatgtgtgtgtaggtgcttttgtgtacgtatgtgggtatgtgtgtgttctgtctgcCCAGAAGGCAAAAGTGGGCCTCAGACCAGAACCAATAGCTCCCTGACTCAGTGTGCTATGAAACATATTGCTTtctaatctgtgtgtgtgtgtgtgtgtgtgtgcatgcgtgggtgtgtaCGTGCATTGGAGATGACACATGGCAGTAGCATGGCTATGACTCAAAcagcacagtgtgtgtttgtgtgtctgcgtgtgtgtgtgtgtgtgtgtgtgtgtgtgtgtgtgtgtgtgtgtgtgtgtgtgtgtgtgtgtgtgtgtgtgtgtgtgtgtgtgtgtgtgtgtgtgtgtgtgtgtgtgtgtgtgtatgtgtgtgtgtggtgcagatTCTTAGCATGCTGGACACAGCACCCGGAGCTTGGCTAAGACCAGGGTGTAAAGTAGACTAGACTGACGCGTTCACAAATTGCGTGGCTGCAGGCATGCATCACATGTGCTGAGATCTAACCGCCTCTGTTATGCCTGAAGCCCCCCTCTGCCTGATGGGGGCGCTGTGACAGAGACTATCCTGTGAGCCTATGCAGAAGTGTGTATACCTAACCGTGATCCATAAAGTCTATTGATGTCTTGTTGACAACAATGGCTCCCATCGTTTGTGCATCCATGATATCCTCAGGGAAGCCCAAGTTGTAGATTAGTACATTGTGGTGGGTGAGTTTCTTTGGTGGGTTTGCAGGGTACCAGGACAGATACAACTATAAATGAAGTATGATTACATTGATCGTACTGCTACTCTGGCAACATTATAACAACTATGCCGATATAATTCCATATTATTGTCATGAAACGACCAAAAGCAGACAATGTTTTTTCTTCTGCTGACCACACTGAAAGCCTTCAGCGCTGAAAGTGCGCTTTTATCTATGGCTGTCAATTGTCTCTGATGATGTAGTCTCCAGCATCTCCTGCCAACAAAACAGGGAAACTACAGCCCCTCCATTTCCTGCTGGGCTAGTCCCCGAGGGGGTTTGATCGATGTGAACCTCCGGCAGGAGAACACCCAGAACGTCTGCCTACTTGATGGGCTTTTCGATGGTGCAGTAGGTGGTGAaggcctgcagctgctgctgtacGCCCGTCAGGGAGTTGGCAAACTTCTGGTTGCTGATGACGGCGATGGTCTTCTCGATCCAGTCCAGCAGGTCCGAGGCCAGCCCCTCGTAGCGGTTCACGATCTTCTCCGCCTCTACGCAGTTCTCAAGGACCTGGAACCAGTGTGTTGTTACAGTTatttctgtccgtccgtccgtccgtccgtccgtccgtccgtccgtccgtccgtccgtccgtccgtccgtccgtccgtctgtctgatgtctgtctatctacctatctatctttcaaacaatctgtctatctttctgttCATTTATCATTTATCCTTTAAACAGTAGGTATGCTTTTCTCTTACATGTGTAATTGATGaggttttctttgtgttttgtgtgtgtgtcttaatacTTTATTATATTTTCATAATATAATATTGCATACAATATTGTCAAATAGATgacagtgatggagagagaaataaattaAGAGTGTGTGTTGAAGCACACATTAATGTGTATAACTCTTTCCATcaattagtgtgtgtatgtgtgtgcgtgcgtctccgtgtgtatgtgtgtgcgtgtgcgcgtatATGGGtgcgtttgtgcttgtgtgtgtgtgtgtgtgtgtgtgtgtgtacacgttacCTTGCCAACCCTCTTGCCCTCCACAATGAGGGCCTTCATCTTGGAGAAGTAGTGGTAGTAGGAGACCACGTAGGTGATGATGGATTTCTCATCAGGGTTCTCTGTGTTCACATCTGGACCGGAACGCAAGGAGCCACTCGATACATCAGTCAGATGCACATGCCATTGGTCAGATTACAGATTACATTAGTCAGATACACATGATATTGGTCAGATTCTAGATTACATTAGTCAGACAAAAGATTCCATAAATCAGATTACAGAATACATTGGATAGTCGGATTACAGATTACATATTACATTAGTCCGATAATAGATAACATTAGTCTGATAATAAATGACATTAATCAGATCACAAAATTCATAAATTTGACTATAGATTATATCAGTCCGATTACAGATTAAATTGAGTTATTCACTGTGAATAGTTTTGGAAAAAGTGTCTTCTAACTAAATACTTAATAGAAACCACAAACACAGTGTACTACTGCTCTCAGTCACTTTGAGGGTACTTTCTATCGTCCACAATCATCCTGTTTTTCACACCAGGCAGGCTGTCCCCCTGAGCCATGAATGGTCTCCATGCCCACTGTAGCGGACAGGGCTGAGTCAGGGCCCGGCTCAAGACcagggggggggttctgaccGACTGAACCCGGGAACACCAGCTTACCTTCGGGGTCCAGGAGCTTGGTGAGTCCCAGGCTCTGCTCTGCGATATTAAAGGCTTGTTGGAGGTTGTGAGTGGCATTGGAGCGCGTCAGCTTGTTGAACTCTATCAAGTCCGGTCTGTgggacacacaagcacaggggAAAGGCTGGTGGGTTTAACTTAGCGGACGTATTCACGGTCGAACTGGGAGCCTTGATCATAGCTGTATTGGGTTGGCTAGCATCCAGCGGGCTAgcccgcgtgtgtgtgggtccacAGCACCTGTGTCTGTGAATGAGGGCGTTGAAGGCCAGGCCATCTCTCCAGCAGGTGGTAAAGTTCTGGATGTTCACCTCAGAATACCTGGGAACAATGCAATGGGAAAATTGAAAACCTGCAACCAAAACAACTGCATTCACTCCGCATCATCAGCATAATACATACTTATGctgtattattatcattatacaTCAGCACCACAGCGCAGAGATCCGAGCCACGACCCACCCTCGTACTGGATCAACCATAAATGGGTCACgacccacagtttgaaaaccggTTGCTCTAGTCTACTCCAGTTTAGTCTTGTATAGTCTAGTATGATCTAGTCTAGCCTAGTCTCGTCTCGTAGTCTCGTCGGACGAGACTACGAGACGAGACTAGGCTAGACTAGATCATACTAGACTATACAACCCTGGACAAGTCCAGTCTCATCTAGTCACGTCTGGTCCAGTCCAAACCCTACGATAAAATGCAGTTTGTTGTTGGGTAGATATCTGGGGTCGggttagctcaggaggtagagcagttgtcttgtaaccgaaaggttgcgaGTTAGATTCCCAGCTCCTCGTAGCTGAGTgtatgtgtccctgagcaagacacatttaggcccaatcccatttctaccccttaccccttccccctacccttcccccttgttttgaaggggtaaggggaaggggtaaggggtagaaatgggattgggccccgatcccatttctaccccttaccccttccccttaggGTAGGGGTAGAAATggtagggggaaggggtaaggggtagaaatgggatcaggccaaccctaactgctcctgacgagctggctgtcgccttgcatggttgactctgccgtcggtgtgtcaatgtgtgtattaaccggtgtaagtcgctttggatagatAATTGTGATTATATCGGATCCCTAACAGTAAACGAGGGAGCGTGTGCGTCTCTATGGTTCGTCCTCTGTGGGCGGCGAGCAGCTCACCCTGCCGTCTTCATCTGGCACCACAGCAGCAGGGCATCCTTGGCAGAACGCGTCTCTCTGTTGTCCTCCGTCTCGATCTTGATCACCTGGATCtgatttgaacacacacacacgcacgcacgcacacacacacacacacacacacacacacacacacacacacacacacacacacacacacacacacacacacacacacacacacacacacacacacacacacacacacacacacacacacacacacacacacacacatatacacacacaaggacatcaGCTCAGAGTCCCCAGATTAGATGAAAACACAGACATAGAGGCACGCACGTCaattcgacacacacacacacacacacacacaaacacacacacacacacacacacacacaccgtgcacacactcaaacacacacacacacacacacactcacacaaaaacaaacacacacgcgtagACATCAGCTCAAAGCGGCAAGAATAgattaaaacacacagacacatccagaAGGATATCAGTTCAGAGCCAAGAGATTGCTGATGTGATGACCCCACATTGCCTTTGAATCAACCAGATTTCAATATGCTTTCCCTTACAAGTGTTCAGTTTCTTTGTTTGTATATAGAAGGACGTGTCTTTAAGATAGTATTGTCTGTTGAGGCTGAATAATATTCTGTTTATAATAATTatcaaaaaatgaaaataattttGGTGTAAGAAAACGAAAGATCCTCTAACGTGATGTCATGTGTGATTGTGACCATTCGACCAATCACATGACAGTGACATGATCGGAGATATTggagcacacatacacacacacacacacccacacaagcacatacaaacataaacaagTTAATGTTGAATCTTCAATACCTCATAACTACATTCACAGCAAAACTGTTTTAAATGTAGCCGTTCAACATGATCAAGTTCCTATACTTTTAGTGATCTGGATTCCTGATAGGGATCAATGTTTgaatctttatttatatattctgGGAAATATGCCCATCAAGTGCATTTTATCGGTTCATTTTCCCATTGGAAGAATGAAATGCACCCTCGATCCAGGTCTGCAAACATTGAtgcacacgcaccacacacacacgcacacacacacacacacacacatacagacacacaaaggcacCCACAGACTAACACACAAAGATGCGTGTCGCTAGACACGCATACAAACCCTTGTATGGGGCAAGGACGCCTAGCTAAAAGATAAAGGCTACAGTGATTGTAGCAACGTCAAATAACACCGCGTGTGGGTCGTTATTTGCTTTGGGGTTTTGAAGATACAAATGGATTACCTCGTCCTCTGCTGCTTTATGTCTCTCCCTTTATTCGATTATTTTTGTCTCTCTTCCTttatctccatctatctctctttctcgctccctctctctctttctctctccctctctctctctctctttctctctcattctacgGCGGTGCAGATACTGCAGAGGCCAATCCCTCTCTGCTGACGGGGCAAAGCTAACTTTCAcaacacagcgagagagagagagggtgagagagagagagagagagagagagagagagagagagagagagagagagagagagagagagagagagagagagagagagagagagagagagagagatagggtgagagagagagagagagagagagagagagagagagagagagagagagacagagagagagagagagagagagagagagagagatagggtgagagagagagagagagagagagatagggtgagagagagagagagagagagagagagagagagagagagagagggtaagagagagagagggtgagcgagagagagagagagagatagggtgagagagagagagagagagagagagagagagagagagagagagagagagagagagagagagagagagagagagagagagagagagagagggtgagagagtaagggagggggagaaagagagggaaagagcgaAGGAGAGATACAAAGCAGGTGAGATAGATACAGAGagtgggagggtgagagagacagagagtgagagatggagagagacagaggcaatAGAACCAAGTGTGAGGAAGGAAGCCGGAGAActggataacacacacacacacacacacacacacacacacacacacacacacacacacacacacacacacacacacacacacacacacacacacacacacacacacacacacacacacacacacacacagtactgtcCTCCTTGTTATCTGTGTTCCCGTATTAATATATATTCACCCATTTACCCCCTCCTCAGTGTTTATTGACTAAGTGCCGTCCGGCGACACAGCTCAGGAGTAACAGTAGCCGGTGTAATCCTCCTCACTAAGCACATTTCACACGAGCACCAAGTGGATCGCCTTATAAAAGATGTCTCTG harbors:
- the LOC130405334 gene encoding spectrin beta chain, non-erythrocytic 1-like, whose amino-acid sequence is MLFNLSVLVGGEGAVVVVLPDMQPITLEIPRALMDSTMILVPSDIMVVGPGEWRHRAKQGGLGSHDQVTAIRVSGEMANASPDLDNAEAQRQLNNNNRPISSGLWDTECTSSKLFECSRIRALADERDAVQKKTFTKWVNSHLSRVSCRIADLYNDLRDGYMLTRLLEVLSGELLPRPTRGRMRIHCLENVDKALQFLKEQRVHLENVGSHDIVDGNHRLTLGLIWTIILRFQIQVIKIETEDNRETRSAKDALLLWCQMKTAGYSEVNIQNFTTCWRDGLAFNALIHRHRPDLIEFNKLTRSNATHNLQQAFNIAEQSLGLTKLLDPEDVNTENPDEKSIITYVVSYYHYFSKMKALIVEGKRVGKVLENCVEAEKIVNRYEGLASDLLDWIEKTIAVISNQKFANSLTGVQQQLQAFTTYCTIEKPIKFQEKGNLEVLLFTIQSKLRANNQKPYVPHDGKLISDINKAWERLEKAEHERGVALRKELIRQEKLELLAQRFDHKTTMRQAWLNENQRLVSQDNFGYDLPAVEAAMKKHEAIEADIASYEDRIGVVVELAGEMEAEGYYDIRRILARKENILGQWGLLKELVVGRKARLEQNLALQKTFQDMVYMIDWMEDTQDDLKAWVGNITASITEHDEIARWGQPQPTTSSTDEGTRPDGSKGDNRSERADNRSEKGGENRSEKGGENRSERGGERSDRGDRDMQAPGAVPAPPVAVWGDNSRFKS